AGACACACACCCTTTCCACTCCTGACCTCTAGAAACCTTCATCACGACTGACACCTCCCAAGGCAACCACACAGGTTATAGGCAATGGAAGGGCACCAGGGTATCAGCGCAGGAGATTCGGGACCTCTTCGACGGCCTCAAGCAGTCGTACCTTGACGACTTTGATATGATGCTCTCGGGATATATCCCGGGCGCCGAGGCTGTTGTCGCCGTGGGCGACATCGCAAAGGAGCTaaagcagaagcagacggCCGCGGGCACACCCGGGAACTTCTTTTGGGTCTTAGACCCCGTTATGGGCGACAACGGGAGGCTGTatgtcgccgaggaggtcgtgcCCGCGTATCAGTCGCTTGTCGAGTACGCCGACTTGATTCTCCCGAATCAGTTCGAGGCAGAGTACGCAACCaaacccctcctcccctcacTCCACGTCCCCACTCCTCTCCTGATTTCCAGTCAGATGGAAGCCCACCCTGCTGTGAACAGGCACACACCCAACTGACACCCCCCGACAGACTGCTTTCAGGTGTAAAGATCACAGACATGCAGACCCTCCAGACCGCCATCCGCGCCCTGCACACCAAGTACCGCATCCCTCACGTCGTAATCACCTCTGTATCCCTCGCTTCGCCCGACCACCCGCCCTCGCACctctccgtcgtcggctcGAGCATGTCGCCCACCACCAGCGAACCGCGTCTCTTCAAGATCGTCTTCCCGGCCATCGACGCCTACTTCTCCGGCACGGGCGACATGTTCGCCGCGCTGATGACGGTACGCATGCGCGAGGCCGTCATTGCCGCCTCTGGGGGAGcgggcgccggtgccgccggtgaaggggaggaaggggagggccTGCTGAAGGACCGCAAGTCGTGGCtcagcggcgacgaggtaGACGCGCTGGAGCTGCCcttggccaaggcggcggagatggTGCTGGCTAGCATGCACGAGGTGctggcgaagacggcgcgcGGGATGCAGGAGGTCGTGCGGGCCGCCGGGGTGGATGAAacgacggaggaggggaggaagaggctgcACTTGCTCAAGAGCAAGAGCGCGGAGCTGAAGCTTGTGAGGAACCTGGCGAGCTTGAGGGAGCCGGTTGTGGAGTTCCGAGCGAAGAAGTTGTAGGCCAGAGTTGAGGGCGGGCTGTGTGCTTTTGACTAGGAGAGGCTCATAGATGCCTAAACACACGTACacaaaaggggggggggttggctGTTTATCAATTGCATGGGGCGGCGTAGATCGGTCGG
The DNA window shown above is from Colletotrichum destructivum chromosome 2, complete sequence and carries:
- a CDS encoding Putative pyridoxine kinase, pyridoxamine kinase/Phosphomethylpyrimidine kinase, ribokinase, producing the protein MASELPIPDTRVLAVASHVVSGNVGNKIAVFTLQSLGYDVAALNTVQFSNHTGYRQWKGTRVSAQEIRDLFDGLKQSYLDDFDMMLSGYIPGAEAVVAVGDIAKELKQKQTAAGTPGNFFWVLDPVMGDNGRLYVAEEVVPAYQSLVEYADLILPNQFEAELLSGVKITDMQTLQTAIRALHTKYRIPHVVITSVSLASPDHPPSHLSVVGSSMSPTTSEPRLFKIVFPAIDAYFSGTGDMFAALMTVRMREAVIAASGGAGAGAAGEGEEGEGLLKDRKSWLSGDEVDALELPLAKAAEMVLASMHEVLAKTARGMQEVVRAAGVDETTEEGRKRLHLLKSKSAELKLVRNLASLREPVVEFRAKKL